ACATGTCCACCGGCTCCCTCAGCGACGTGGAGGACCTCCAAGAAGTGGAGATGCTGGACTGCGACGGGATGAAAATGGACTCGAACAAGGAGTTTGTGACTTCCAACGAGAGCACCGAGGAGAGCTCCAACTGCGAGACTGGGTCTCCCCAGAAGGGCCGCGGCGGCCTAGGCAAGAGGAGGAAGGCGCCCACCAAGAAAAGCCCCCTGAGCGGGGTCAGCCAGGAGGGGAAGCAGGTCCAGCGCAACGCAGCCAACGCGCGCGAGCGGGCCCGGATGCGGGTGCTGAGCAAGGCCTTCTCCAGGCTCAAGaccaccctgccctgggtgcccCCGGACACCAAGCTCTCCAAGCTGGACACGCTCAGGCTGGCGTCCAGCTACATCGCCCACCTGAGGCAGATCCTGGCCAACGACAAATACGAGAACGGTTACATCCACCCGGTCAACCTGGTAAGTCCTCCGCCCCACGCGGTCCGGGAGCGTGCGCTCCCGGCTGGGCTTCCGCACCCCTGCCGCCACCGGCCCAGCGCCTCTAGGGACCGTTGCCGGAGATCCTCGCACGGCCCTCGCTCGCTGCCTCACCAGCCGCCAGAGCAGGGGTGATTTATGAGATTGTTAGACGTGGCAGCCCATTTAGGAGCTTGCAAGCGTACTGAGCTGGCAAAGAGGAGGATCCCTTGTACCCGAGCCACGAGGGCTGGAGTGGAGGGACTGGTGCGGGAAGGGAACAGCCGACACGATGCTGCGCGCCAAGAAGGCTTGTTATTAAtccctttattcttcttttagCTAAAGAGTGGAACTCGATTTTCCCCTCTAATTCTTGTAAGTAAAACCACCCAGCTCTTGTTTCTTTCTCAAGCATGTGTAGGACCATTAGGTGTGGGAACATCATCTCTATAATTGTCAAGTAAGTCCCCAACTACTTAAATACGCTGTGCTTCTCCCATAggtgtatttacatttttaaatcccAGAAGTTCTGGCCAATATCAGCATCATCAGCACACTCTCACGAGTATTGGTGTAATACGTAACATTAAAAAGGTCACTTTTGTTCAAAATTTAAGAACACTTTATTCTGCACCTTAAACACCAATGCTCAAGGAGCCTAATATTTTCGTCAAATGCATTTTACTGTTTAAGAAATGTATCTGATTCCTTCCATTTGATTTGATGTTAAAACTTACAGGCTCTAAAGAAATGCAACGACCTTCTAGCACCTCTGTTTATACATGATAGGAATAGGAGGTTTTCCTCCTAAGAGTCACCTTATCTGCCGGCACTAATGACAGAGGCTTGAACTGTCTTCTCACTGAGTTGGATCCAGGAGGAGCAAAACCACATCTTGCCTCAAAAACTGTTTTCCCCTccaattaaaagtttatttttttaatcagatgaGTATATAGCTGTTTAAAATCTGGAAGTCAAAGGAAAGTACCGCCTTCATTTACAGCTTGCTGCTGCCTTCATCTTTGAACAAGAAACTTAAGTGGGCTTTATTATACAACATCacggagaagggaagagaaggttACGCTTGTTCAGCCCAGTAGGAAGACGATCTTAAAATAAACACGCATGTCTATTCTTTCATTGGTATTCTCTTTTCCCTTAAGAGACAGCAATTGACTTAGAAACAAGGTTTGTCAACGCCGACCTGTGTGAAGGAGGAAACAAAGTCGGCAGGGGGGGATAGATGGAGATAAGAGCTGGGGGTCCGGGGAAGCTGACAACGGCCTCACTCAAACCCGGTGCCCAGTCGGCGAGAGGTCCTTCTGGGTTCCCCTGCTCAGTCTCACGTTGGCATCTGCCTCCGGTTATGCCAGGGCGCGAGCCACTTCGGGCTTTCCGAAGGGCCTACTCTCTTGGGTCTCACTTCGCCCCCTGGAAGTGGTCTCCTCTTGCTCTACCACCCGGGGCTGTGCCTGGGCGCCTGTGCCGCTTTTTGCTTTATCCAGCCACGAGGCTCGCTGGGACTCCGAGCAAATCGCAGAGATAACCGTCAGTCGGATTCACTGTCTGCCCCCATGGCGCCCTCTCCTTTCGGCAGTCTGGAAACCCACCCCACTCCTTCTCCATGGCCACTTACCTCTTCCGCCCTTTTCTCTCCTGCAGACGTGGCCCTTCATGGTGGCCGGGAAACCAGAGAGTGACCTAAAAGAAGTGGTGACCGCGAGCCGCTTGTGTGGAACCACAGCGTCCTGACCTTGGAGGTGCGAGTCTGGGAAAGGCGAGCTCCCCGGGAAAACGGGCCCCGGGAAGGcgacccctgccctccctgctctctgtctctgctccCCCTGCAAagctcctctctctgtcccacccTGCGAGAACACTTTACAGCGACGAGGAGATTCGTTTCCAAACCCGAGGAGATCAATCGTACTTACAAAGACTCCCATCtatttaactttattaatttgtacCGTGAATGACTCTGCGAGCCTTGCTGGTCCAAGTGcaatatgtaattataaatatatgactAGATAATAAGAGTCTATCAATGTGTATCTCTTGTACAGTATGTTGTAAAGTGTAGATCATAGAATAGCTGACTTTAACAGTCACATTTATAAAGTAATTCacttaaagatatatattttttcaagcaAGTTTTgctactttcaaaaataaatctttctttatATTGCTAAAAGCCCTGACATtggtgtgatttaaaaaaaaaaatatttggaatagAAAAGCAGAGAACTGTGGGGAAGTTTGATAATAAAAATTGTTCTTTTGAACCTCAATCCAAACTTCTAGAGATAGAAGAGGATGAAACAGGATTTGCACTGTGAAGGTACAGGCGACATCGTGCACTCAAacgaaaaaacccaaaacctctgGTCTCTCAGGTTTCCAGGTTACTTTTAACACAGTTAGAAATAATGTGATTGTAAACAGAGAAAGGGCAGGATTGAAGTTATTAATAGTTGCACAGTTCAAGAGACAAGCACATCAGAAAAGGAAAGTCTGAGTTTCGTGTATTCCACAGCATAACTGCTAACCTGAGCAGGAAGGTGAACTTCGTGTTTTATAACTTTCCCTAGGAGGGGATGTCacccacagatacagaacaataaagaaatagtgggactatgaaaaatataaattccgTAATCCTTAGGAAGTATCTGCCGATTTTCAAAGTGCTGCAACAAAcattatgtatttcttattaataactaATTCATTTTAACAACagcgcctgcctgcctgcctttcgGTTAAGGTTAACCAGTGCCTACGGCTCCCCGCCACGACTTCCGGCGGACTGGgttttaatttaaacatcttCCAGGCTGCGGAACAGCTCGTTGGGGAAGATTAAGTTGAGATAAACAGAGAGGCGAGGCCGAGGAGCCTGGGACCTGGTTCCCTTGCTGCCCCAGCGCAGCCCGCGGCGGCCGATGAGCCAGATGCCACCGGGGCTGTTTAATGTTCGGGGTTATGACCGCAGTGTTTACAAGACGTCTTCGGTTATTTATACTGTTATTCCTCGCAGAGGGCCTTGAAACTTCCGCTTCGTTTGCTCTTTCTtttcgattttttttttctttttctcgaTTCAGTTTGGTATCTGGAGTAGGAGCTCCTCCGCTTCCCTTCCCGCACTTACCTTCTACTCACCCCAAAGGCGGCTTAGAGGGGGAGCCCTTCCTCAGCTTGGCCCTCAAAGAAGGAGCTTgtcgagaaaagggaaccgtCGCGCCCAG
The Desmodus rotundus isolate HL8 chromosome 11, HLdesRot8A.1, whole genome shotgun sequence genome window above contains:
- the TCF21 gene encoding transcription factor 21; translated protein: MSTGSLSDVEDLQEVEMLDCDGMKMDSNKEFVTSNESTEESSNCETGSPQKGRGGLGKRRKAPTKKSPLSGVSQEGKQVQRNAANARERARMRVLSKAFSRLKTTLPWVPPDTKLSKLDTLRLASSYIAHLRQILANDKYENGYIHPVNLTWPFMVAGKPESDLKEVVTASRLCGTTAS